One region of Citrus sinensis cultivar Valencia sweet orange chromosome 6, DVS_A1.0, whole genome shotgun sequence genomic DNA includes:
- the LOC102622160 gene encoding protein METHYLENE BLUE SENSITIVITY 1-like — MTGKAKPKKHTAKEIAMKVDAATTNRGGGKAGMADRTGREKGGHAKYECPLCKVTAPDIKSMQIHHDARHPKLPFDEASLVNLHAARVDAESSKPKPGIRGSLKK, encoded by the coding sequence ATGACCGGAAAGGCGAAGCCGAAGAAGCACACGGCGAAAGAGATAGCGATGAAGGTGGACGCAGCCACCACCAACAGAGGCGGCGGCAAGGCGGGTATGGCCGACCGAACCGGCCGAGAAAAGGGCGGCCACGCGAAATACGAGTGCCCTCTCTGCAAAGTCACGGCGCCTGACATCAAATCTATGCAGATTCATCACGACGCTCGTCACCCGAAATTACCCTTTGATGAAGCTAGTCTCGTCAATCTTCATGCTGCTAGGGTCGACGCCGAAAGCTCGAAGCCGAAGCCTGGCATTCGAGGTAGCCTCAAGAAGTGA